From Luteolibacter yonseiensis, one genomic window encodes:
- a CDS encoding laccase domain-containing protein, protein MANPQRLRYCPEVTEAFPFLNPLNSIPGVRAGWIERVPDLPITGDRDEAMRLLRPHHEEFVRNFAGPDAGWWRAEQVHGTDVAAVPGSPQVTAPDGLPVVPGVDGLITCQPGIVMAIYNADCGAIWLADRKSGAIGLLHSGKKGTEGNILQVALDEMAARYGTRPADVVAVLSPCIRPPDYEVDIPAGIGAQAERAGIGEFLDCGLNTAADLSRFYSYRKELGKTGRMMALITKDIPA, encoded by the coding sequence TTGGCGAATCCCCAACGCCTCCGTTACTGTCCCGAAGTGACGGAGGCGTTCCCTTTTCTAAATCCACTGAATTCCATCCCCGGCGTGCGCGCCGGATGGATCGAACGGGTGCCGGACCTGCCCATCACCGGAGACCGGGATGAGGCGATGCGTCTGCTGCGTCCTCATCATGAGGAATTTGTGAGAAATTTCGCAGGCCCGGACGCCGGATGGTGGCGGGCCGAGCAGGTGCACGGCACCGATGTGGCCGCCGTCCCCGGCAGTCCGCAGGTGACGGCCCCCGACGGTCTGCCAGTGGTTCCGGGTGTGGACGGGCTCATCACCTGCCAGCCGGGGATCGTTATGGCCATTTACAATGCCGACTGCGGCGCGATCTGGCTGGCCGACAGGAAATCGGGCGCCATCGGGCTGTTGCATTCCGGAAAAAAAGGCACGGAAGGAAACATCCTCCAGGTCGCGCTCGATGAAATGGCCGCACGCTACGGCACCCGCCCGGCCGACGTGGTGGCCGTGCTCAGCCCGTGCATCCGCCCGCCGGACTACGAGGTGGACATCCCCGCCGGGATCGGCGCGCAGGCGGAACGCGCCGGCATCGGCGAATTCCTGGACTGCGGGCTGAACACCGCGGCGGACCTGAGCCGGTTTTACAGCTACCGCAAGGAACTGGGCAAAACCGGCCGCATGATGGCGCTCATTACCAAAGACATCCCCGCATGA